In the genome of Flavobacterium panacagri, one region contains:
- the gldL gene encoding gliding motility protein GldL — MALLSKKAMNFAYGMGAAVVIVGALFKITHFEIGPLTGTVMLSVGLVTEALIFALSAFEPVEDELDWTLVYPELANGQARKKEVKAENPTEAQGLLSQKLDTLLKEAKIDGELMSSLGNSIKNFESAAKGIAPTVDSIAGQKKYSEELSVAAAQMESLNSLYKVQLESASRNAEANKEIAENASKLKEQMASMTANIASLNSVYGGMLSAMSNKG; from the coding sequence ATGGCATTATTAAGTAAAAAAGCAATGAATTTCGCTTATGGTATGGGAGCGGCAGTGGTAATCGTTGGAGCTTTATTCAAAATTACTCACTTTGAAATTGGACCATTAACAGGAACAGTTATGCTTTCAGTAGGATTAGTGACTGAAGCGTTAATTTTTGCGCTTTCTGCTTTCGAACCAGTAGAGGACGAGTTAGATTGGACTCTTGTTTACCCAGAATTAGCTAATGGACAAGCTAGAAAAAAAGAGGTTAAAGCTGAAAACCCAACTGAGGCTCAAGGATTATTATCTCAAAAATTAGATACTTTATTAAAAGAAGCTAAAATTGACGGTGAATTAATGTCAAGTTTAGGAAACAGTATCAAAAACTTCGAATCTGCTGCTAAAGGAATTGCTCCAACTGTAGATTCAATTGCAGGACAAAAGAAATATTCTGAAGAATTATCTGTTGCTGCTGCTCAAATGGAATCATTAAACAGTTTATATAAAGTACAGTTAGAAAGCGCTTCTAGAAACGCTGAAGCTAACAAAGAAATCGCTGAAAACGCTTCTAAATTAAAAGAGCAAATGGCATCTATGACTGCTAATATTGCTTCTTTAAACAGTGTTTACGGTGGTATGCTTTCTGCAATGAGTAACAAAGGATAA